Proteins from a genomic interval of Indicator indicator isolate 239-I01 chromosome 1, UM_Iind_1.1, whole genome shotgun sequence:
- the NXPE3 gene encoding NXPE family member 3: MWRDSLKLQIFCLLMAVLAVVVLVHNFFQLENLDDDTISGSNWITENNVQHSLSQTTKTTRKPYCGYKQQTLSKREQAEEESLLAAIQWPTPPDSNIAFLQSTDPSHSDFVIVKPSGFFKVGDQLEVLVRLKDFQGKPKEYGGDYLQARIHSPLLKAGATGRIVDCHNGLYKVFFTLLWPGEVKVSVSLVHPSEAIQVLLRLREERPDRVYFKSSFKSGRYSETTECNVCLPGDLPVCNFTDLYTGEPWFCYKPRKLSCASRISHAKGGYQKGLLTQEESLFFQSDVNIKRPILSSGADSVIVKSKAFTDSSIIDRAEDPTVSPSGYYYEDEWRSRTHWIHHFNNSDDITKCLQGKVIHLFGDSTIRQWFEYLTAFVPDLVEFNLGSPKNVGPFMSVDLKHNILLKFRCHGPPIRFSTVFSSELRYIANELNGIVGGRNTVIAITIWSHFSTFPVEVYIRRLRNIRRSIIQLLDRSPKTLIVIRTANVQELGPEVSLFNSDWYSFQLDSVMRKMFSGIAVHFVDAWEMSLAHYLPHNLHPKEIIVKNQIDAFLSYVCPLQI; the protein is encoded by the exons ATGTGGCGTGACTCGCTCAAATTGCAGATCTTCTGCCTGCTTATGGCAGTACTGGCTGTTGTGGTGCTGGTccataatttttttcagttagaG aaCTTAGATGATGACACAATTTCAGGATCAAACTGGATAACAGAAAACAATGTCCAACACTCTCTGTCCCAGACAACCAAAACTACCAGGAAGCCTTACTGTGGCTATAAGCAGCAGACTTTGTCCAAAAGAGAACAAGCAGAAGAGGAATCGTTGCTTGCTGCAATACAGTGGCCAACCCCCCCTGATAGCAACATAGCCTTTCTACAAAGCACTGATCCCTCACATAGTGACTTTGTAATTGTGAAACCCAGTGGGTTCTTCAAGGTGGGTGATCAGTTAGAGGTACTTGTTCGTCTGAAAGATTTCCAAGGAAAACCTAAGGAGTATGGTGGAGACTACCTACAAGCACGAATTCACTCTCCTCTGCTGAAAGCTGGAGCAACAGGAAGGATTGTAGATTGCCATAATGGCCTTTATAAAGTCTTCTTTACCTTGCTTTGGCCAGGAGAAGTCAAAGTTTCCGTGTCGCTTGTCCATCCAAGTGAAGCAATCCAAGTCCTCCTGCGTTTACGAGAAGAAAGACCAGATAGAGTCTATTTCAAAAGCTCATTCAAATCTGGGAGGTATTCAGAAACTACTGAGTGCAATGTTTGCTTGCCTGGAGATCTCCCAGTCTGCAACTTCACAGATCTGTATACTGGTGAGCCATGGTTCTGCTATAAACCTCGGAAACTGTCCTGTGCCAGCCGAATCAGCCATGCCAAGGGTGGATATCAAAAAGGTCTTCTGACACAAGAGGAAAGCCTCTTTTTCCAAAG CGATGTGAATATTAAGAGGCCAATACTCTCCAGTGGAGCTGATTCAGTGATAGTAAAATCCAAGGCATTTACAG ATTCAAGCATCATTGACAGAGCTGAAGATCCCACAGTGTCCCCTTCTGGTTATTATTATGAAGATGAGTGGAGGTCCAGAACACACTGGATCCATCATTTTAACAACTCAGATGACATAACTAAGTGCTTACAAGGAAAAGTAATCCACTTGTTTGGAGACTCTACAATAAGGCAGTGGTTTGAATATCTGACAGCATTTGTTCCag ATCTAGTGGAATTTAACCTGGGGAGTCCTAAGAACGTTGGACCTTTCATGTCTGTGGACTTGAAGCACAACATCCTACTGAAGTTCCGCTGTCATGGGCCACCCATTCGCTTCTCAACAGTCTTCAGCAGTGAACTGCGCTACATTGCCAATGAACTGAACGGCATAGTGGGTGGGAGGAACACGGTGATAGCCATAACTATCTGGTCCCACTTCAGCACGTTCCCTGTGGAAGTGTACATCCGCCGGCTGAGGAACATTCGGAGGTCGATCATCCAACTGCTGGATCGCAGCCCCAAGACTTTAATCGTCATCAGAACCGCTAACGTTCAGGAGCTTGGGCCGGAAGTGAGCCTCTTTAACAGTGACTGGTATTCCTTTCAGCTTGATTCTGTCATGAGGAAAATGTTCTCAGGAATTGCTGTGCACTTTGTGGATGCTTGGGAGATGTCTCTGGCTCATTACTTGCCACATAACTTGCACCCAAAAGAAATCATCGTTAAGAATCAAATAGATGCATTTTTATCTTATGTGTGCCCTCTGCAAATTTAG